From Thermoleophilia bacterium, a single genomic window includes:
- a CDS encoding YtoQ family protein — METREWNVYLAGEIHSDWRDQVATACDGLPVRFTSPVTDHPASDAAGTGTLGDEPEKFWADHKGAGVNSIRTQTLIHDADVVVVCFGDKYRQWNAAFDAGFASALGKPVITQHDPELDHALKEVDAAARATARTPEQVAAVLRYVITGELPA, encoded by the coding sequence ATGGAAACTCGCGAATGGAATGTGTACCTCGCCGGTGAGATCCACTCCGACTGGCGCGATCAGGTCGCCACTGCCTGTGACGGGCTGCCGGTCCGGTTCACCTCACCGGTGACTGACCACCCGGCCTCGGATGCAGCCGGCACCGGAACGCTTGGTGACGAGCCGGAGAAGTTCTGGGCTGACCACAAAGGCGCCGGTGTCAATTCGATCCGCACCCAGACCCTGATCCACGATGCCGACGTCGTTGTGGTGTGCTTCGGTGACAAGTACCGCCAGTGGAACGCCGCCTTCGACGCCGGCTTCGCGTCGGCCCTCGGAAAGCCGGTGATCACCCAGCACGACCCCGAGCTCGATCACGCACTCAAGGAAGTCGATGCGGCAGCGCGGGCCACTGCCCGCACCCCCGAGCAGGTCGCGGCGGTCCTGCGTTACGTGATCACCGGCGAGTTGCCCGCCTGA
- the dnaX gene encoding DNA polymerase III subunit gamma/tau, translated as MSEATSLYRRHRPGSFDQVVGQRHVVRTLSNAIERDQIHHAYLFVGSRGTGKTSMAKILAMSLNCENGGPTLTPCGVCESCRSIAAGTSVDVIEMDAASNRSVDDIRGLRDRVAFAPTAGSWKVYILDEAHMLTKEAWNAFLKTLEEPPPNTVFILATTEAHKVMPTIADRCQRFDFQRPSMEQLSEVLNRVAVAETIEIEQPAVSMIARSASGSFRDALGTLDQLVAYSGKTIELGEVLELLGAADADLLFGVVDAIVASDPKAVLVAVETMAQSGRDPARFARDMLGHLRVLLVTQTTGEIPEALAVTATDAPRLAAQAHAIGPATLIRTIDELAAALTTIREGDEARLAVEVALLKAARPDLDPGAEGLMRRIEKLERSGVPEPAPTPESADPAPEPAEEPPSQEAPEPVTVAEPEPEPAPSAEDLDLDKLTQIWPTVIEALRAGGSGPTASYFEGTRPISAGERKVEIGFPPESSFNRRNAEKPERRQQLAAALLTVTGEELEVAYGDLDGPASAGDSFSGDSDTVGEDEFVEKVKSEFNAEEVI; from the coding sequence ATGAGTGAAGCGACCTCTTTATATCGGCGACATCGACCCGGCTCTTTCGATCAGGTGGTCGGTCAGCGCCATGTCGTGCGCACCCTCTCCAATGCGATCGAACGCGACCAGATCCATCACGCTTACCTCTTCGTCGGCTCGCGCGGCACCGGCAAGACCTCGATGGCGAAGATCCTCGCGATGTCACTCAACTGTGAGAACGGCGGGCCGACCCTGACCCCGTGCGGGGTCTGCGAGTCCTGCCGTTCGATCGCGGCCGGCACCTCGGTCGACGTGATCGAGATGGACGCCGCTTCGAACCGGTCGGTCGACGACATCCGCGGCCTCCGGGACCGGGTCGCCTTCGCCCCCACCGCCGGCAGCTGGAAGGTCTACATCCTCGACGAGGCCCACATGCTGACCAAGGAAGCCTGGAACGCCTTCCTCAAGACACTCGAGGAACCGCCGCCGAACACAGTCTTCATCCTCGCCACGACCGAGGCCCACAAGGTGATGCCGACGATCGCCGACCGCTGCCAGCGTTTCGACTTCCAGCGGCCCTCGATGGAGCAGCTCTCCGAGGTGCTCAACCGGGTCGCGGTGGCCGAGACGATCGAGATCGAGCAGCCCGCCGTCTCGATGATCGCCCGGTCTGCGTCTGGCAGCTTCCGTGACGCCCTCGGCACGCTTGACCAGCTCGTCGCCTACAGCGGCAAGACGATCGAGCTGGGCGAAGTTCTGGAACTGCTCGGCGCCGCTGACGCCGACCTGCTCTTCGGCGTGGTCGACGCGATCGTCGCCTCCGACCCCAAGGCCGTGCTCGTCGCGGTCGAGACCATGGCCCAGAGCGGCCGGGACCCGGCGCGTTTCGCCCGGGACATGCTCGGCCACCTGCGGGTACTGCTGGTCACCCAGACCACGGGCGAGATCCCCGAAGCCCTCGCGGTGACCGCGACCGATGCCCCGCGCCTCGCCGCCCAGGCGCACGCGATCGGACCGGCCACGCTGATCCGGACGATCGACGAACTCGCGGCCGCTCTCACCACGATCCGCGAAGGCGACGAAGCCCGCCTGGCGGTCGAGGTCGCACTGCTCAAGGCGGCCCGGCCCGACCTCGACCCCGGCGCCGAAGGTCTGATGCGGCGGATCGAGAAGCTCGAGCGGTCGGGAGTGCCGGAGCCCGCACCAACGCCGGAATCCGCGGACCCCGCGCCCGAACCCGCTGAAGAGCCGCCTTCGCAGGAGGCCCCCGAGCCGGTCACCGTGGCCGAGCCGGAACCCGAACCGGCCCCGTCCGCGGAAGACCTCGACCTCGACAAGCTCACCCAGATCTGGCCGACCGTCATCGAGGCCCTGCGCGCCGGCGGCTCCGGCCCGACGGCTTCCTACTTCGAAGGCACGCGACCGATCAGCGCCGGAGAGAGAAAGGTCGAGATTGGCTTCCCGCCCGAGTCTTCGTTCAACCGCCGCAACGCCGAGAAGCCGGAGCGGCGCCAGCAGCTCGCCGCGGCCCTGCTCACGGTCACCGGTGAAGAACTCGAAGTCGCTTACGGTGACCTCGACGGCCCGGCCTCCGCCGGCGATTCGTTCAGTGGAGACAGCGACACGGTCGGCGAGGATGAATTCGTCGAGAAGGTCAAATCGGAATTCAACGCAGAGGAGGTCATCTAG
- a CDS encoding YbaB/EbfC family nucleoid-associated protein, with amino-acid sequence MGGMPGGMDMNALLKQAQQMQTDMMQAQEALKDEEVEASAGGGMVKVTITGDLVIKDVVIDPDAVDPEDVDMLADMVQAAVNEAIRSAQELAASKMPDMPGMPGMGGPGLPGG; translated from the coding sequence ATGGGCGGCATGCCCGGTGGAATGGACATGAACGCGCTGCTCAAGCAGGCCCAGCAGATGCAGACCGACATGATGCAGGCCCAGGAGGCTTTGAAGGACGAAGAAGTCGAGGCCAGCGCCGGCGGCGGCATGGTCAAGGTGACGATCACCGGCGACCTCGTGATCAAGGATGTCGTGATCGACCCCGACGCGGTTGATCCGGAAGACGTCGACATGCTTGCCGACATGGTTCAGGCAGCCGTCAACGAAGCGATCCGCTCGGCTCAGGAGCTGGCCGCCTCGAAGATGCCCGACATGCCGGGCATGCCAGGTATGGGTGGCCCCGGCCTCCCTGGTGGATGA
- the recR gene encoding recombination protein RecR: MSEGPAPLSRLTAELSQLPGIGRRTAQRLAFHILRSDDAAVRSLSEAIIEVKEKVGLCEICFNLAEGPQCRICEDHSRDEALICVVEEPADVIPIERTHEYRGRYHVLGGALSPIDGIDEGDLRIAELRRRVAAGGITEVILATNPTTTGEATAIHIADLLRSQVSVTRLASGLPVGADLEHADEVTLGKAMVGRRTLD, encoded by the coding sequence ATGAGCGAAGGACCCGCACCCCTCAGCCGTCTCACCGCCGAGCTCTCCCAGCTGCCCGGCATCGGCCGGCGCACGGCCCAGCGCCTCGCTTTCCACATCCTGCGCAGCGACGACGCCGCGGTGCGCAGCCTGTCCGAGGCGATCATCGAGGTCAAGGAGAAGGTCGGCCTCTGTGAGATCTGCTTCAACCTCGCCGAAGGGCCGCAGTGCCGGATCTGCGAGGACCATTCCCGCGACGAGGCCCTGATCTGCGTGGTTGAAGAACCCGCCGATGTGATTCCGATCGAGCGGACCCACGAATACCGGGGCCGCTACCACGTCCTCGGCGGGGCCCTTTCACCGATCGATGGCATCGATGAAGGCGATCTGCGCATCGCCGAACTGCGCCGGCGTGTCGCCGCCGGTGGCATCACCGAAGTGATCCTGGCGACCAACCCGACCACCACCGGCGAGGCCACCGCGATCCACATCGCCGACCTGCTGCGAAGCCAGGTCAGCGTGACCCGACTGGCCAGTGGCCTGCCGGTCGGTGCCGACCTCGAGCACGCCGACGAAGTCACCCTGGGCAAGGCGATGGTCGGCCGCCGAACTCTGGATTAG
- a CDS encoding thioesterase family protein has protein sequence MTDFETDTAAIEFAPGRYRVELNDRWWIGPGPNGGYVAALMLQAMSQLVSEVTEGTTVQPPRSLSVHFLSAPSVGEAEVHVKIERQGHSTTFISARLIQDGETEAKAMAVFSAERRGPSFNHSKMPSVPSPESGRELDTAKAPVAVFTQYRAVPVIGGEAFGGGARAETGGWMKLKDEQPMTAVLAAAMLDVWFPAPFVTLTERVFAPTLEYTVHFPRELPVPGSEAADWVLVRLMADEAHDGHFSEDGELWSRDGTLLARCRQVALLRAPK, from the coding sequence ATGACCGACTTCGAGACCGACACCGCAGCCATCGAGTTCGCCCCCGGGCGATACCGGGTCGAGCTGAACGACCGCTGGTGGATCGGCCCGGGGCCGAACGGCGGCTACGTGGCCGCGTTGATGCTCCAGGCGATGAGCCAGCTGGTGTCCGAAGTTACCGAAGGCACGACCGTGCAGCCGCCGCGCTCGCTCTCGGTCCATTTCCTCAGCGCCCCATCCGTTGGTGAAGCCGAAGTCCACGTGAAGATCGAACGGCAGGGACACTCGACCACCTTCATCTCGGCCCGCCTGATCCAGGACGGCGAGACCGAGGCCAAAGCGATGGCGGTCTTTTCTGCCGAGCGCCGCGGTCCTTCGTTCAACCACTCGAAGATGCCTTCGGTGCCTTCGCCTGAATCCGGCCGGGAGCTCGACACCGCCAAGGCGCCGGTGGCAGTCTTCACTCAGTACCGGGCCGTGCCGGTGATCGGCGGTGAGGCTTTCGGCGGCGGGGCCCGGGCCGAGACCGGAGGCTGGATGAAGCTCAAGGATGAGCAGCCGATGACCGCGGTGCTGGCCGCGGCGATGCTCGACGTCTGGTTCCCGGCGCCCTTCGTGACACTCACCGAGCGCGTCTTTGCACCGACCCTCGAATACACGGTCCACTTTCCCCGCGAGCTACCGGTGCCGGGGTCGGAGGCGGCCGACTGGGTACTTGTGCGCCTGATGGCCGACGAGGCCCACGACGGGCACTTCTCTGAGGACGGCGAGCTCTGGAGCCGAGACGGCACCCTGCTCGCCCGCTGCCGGCAAGTTGCATTGCTCCGCGCACCCAAGTAG
- a CDS encoding MMPL family transporter, with amino-acid sequence MFDSLARIADGRARRVGLIAIVFFVVAAALGGSVAEHLGPYGAEDSRTESVKADNALKEAGYRPSDTTVLISGVDVRGSATGRREVEAIRREILAEPGVKDAAGFAQTKSPAFVSRDGTKAMIAVSLESTEDKARQDAAADVAAVVEGRDNVTVGGLPLANEQVNAQVERDLRRGELLVFPLLFLLSLLFFRSLIAAALPLMVGAIAIVGTFLGLRIAAEVGSVSVFALNLTTGLGLGLAIDYSLFIVSRYREEIAVSGPGLPAMKRTMSTAGRTVFFSSMTVAASMAALLIFPQRFLYSMGLGGLLVSVLSATVALTVLPAVLTMLGPRVNSLSPKFLQRRERQEASSSQEGFWYRLSRFVMKRPGPIAAITALLLIVLAIPAFGMNFVAIDADILPPGTSSRVVQETLENDFPGGNSERVRVVARGNEKSVQRLSSQIADTANIASVNPPQPLAGGITLIEGTTRAGYMDGPTQDMVDALRDRSPPPGLDVQVTGATAHFVDFQNSLKQHFPIALLIIVIATLIILFLFTGSVVLPVKSLLMNVLNLGAVFGLLTLIFQDGNLQGLLDFETPGGIDQSTPILILAITFGLSTDYAVFLLSRIKEARDSGFSDSEAVAVGLERTGRIVTAAALLFALAVGAFAAGEIVFVKELGVGTALAVLIDATIIRALLVPSLMELLGSRNWWAPKPLRRFYDRWGISETEAPTTPSAKQ; translated from the coding sequence GTGTTTGACAGCCTTGCGAGGATCGCCGACGGCAGGGCCCGCCGCGTCGGACTGATCGCGATCGTCTTCTTCGTCGTGGCCGCGGCTCTCGGCGGCTCGGTCGCCGAACACCTCGGCCCCTATGGCGCCGAGGACAGCAGGACCGAAAGCGTGAAGGCCGACAACGCGCTGAAAGAGGCCGGATACCGGCCGTCCGACACGACCGTCCTGATCAGCGGCGTCGACGTCAGGGGATCGGCCACGGGCCGACGGGAGGTGGAGGCGATCCGTCGCGAGATCCTGGCGGAGCCGGGCGTCAAGGATGCCGCCGGGTTCGCCCAGACGAAGTCCCCCGCCTTCGTCTCCCGCGACGGCACGAAGGCCATGATCGCGGTCTCGCTCGAATCGACCGAAGACAAGGCCCGCCAGGACGCGGCGGCCGATGTGGCCGCCGTCGTCGAAGGTCGCGACAACGTCACGGTGGGCGGCCTGCCGCTGGCCAACGAACAGGTGAATGCCCAGGTCGAGAGGGACCTGCGCCGGGGAGAGCTGCTCGTCTTTCCGCTGCTCTTCCTGCTGTCGCTGCTCTTCTTCCGCAGCCTGATCGCGGCCGCGCTGCCCTTGATGGTCGGCGCGATCGCGATCGTCGGCACCTTCCTCGGGCTGCGGATCGCGGCCGAGGTCGGTTCGGTGTCGGTCTTCGCGCTCAACCTGACGACCGGACTCGGGCTGGGTCTGGCGATCGACTACAGCCTCTTCATCGTCTCCCGCTACCGGGAGGAGATCGCGGTCAGCGGTCCCGGACTGCCGGCGATGAAACGCACCATGAGCACCGCCGGCCGCACCGTCTTCTTCTCCTCGATGACCGTCGCCGCCTCGATGGCCGCGTTGCTGATCTTCCCCCAGCGCTTCCTCTATTCGATGGGGCTGGGCGGACTGCTCGTCTCGGTCCTCTCGGCGACGGTGGCGCTGACCGTGTTGCCGGCGGTGCTGACCATGCTCGGTCCCCGGGTCAACTCGCTATCACCGAAATTCCTCCAGCGGCGCGAACGGCAGGAGGCGAGCTCCAGCCAGGAAGGCTTCTGGTACCGGCTCTCGCGTTTCGTGATGAAACGCCCGGGGCCGATCGCCGCGATCACGGCCCTGCTGCTGATCGTCCTGGCGATCCCCGCCTTCGGCATGAACTTTGTCGCGATCGACGCCGACATCCTGCCGCCGGGGACGAGCTCCCGGGTGGTTCAGGAAACACTCGAGAACGACTTCCCCGGCGGCAACTCCGAGCGGGTCAGGGTGGTCGCCCGTGGCAACGAGAAATCCGTCCAGCGACTGAGCAGCCAGATCGCGGACACGGCGAACATCGCGTCGGTGAACCCGCCGCAGCCCCTTGCCGGCGGCATCACCCTGATCGAAGGAACCACCCGGGCGGGTTACATGGACGGTCCGACCCAGGACATGGTCGACGCCCTGAGGGACCGGTCGCCGCCACCGGGCCTGGACGTCCAGGTCACCGGCGCCACGGCGCACTTCGTCGATTTCCAGAACAGCCTGAAGCAGCATTTCCCGATCGCGCTGCTGATCATCGTGATCGCGACGCTGATCATCCTCTTCCTGTTCACCGGCTCGGTCGTGCTGCCAGTCAAATCGCTGCTGATGAACGTCCTCAACCTGGGAGCCGTCTTCGGGCTGCTGACCCTGATCTTCCAGGACGGCAACCTCCAGGGCCTGCTCGACTTCGAGACCCCCGGGGGTATCGACCAGTCAACGCCGATCCTGATCCTCGCGATCACTTTCGGCCTCTCCACCGACTACGCGGTGTTCCTGCTGTCACGGATCAAGGAAGCCCGCGATTCGGGCTTCTCCGATTCGGAAGCGGTCGCGGTCGGGCTCGAGCGCACCGGCCGGATCGTCACCGCGGCCGCGCTCCTGTTCGCGCTGGCGGTCGGTGCCTTCGCGGCCGGCGAGATCGTCTTCGTCAAGGAGCTCGGTGTGGGTACGGCGCTCGCCGTTCTGATCGATGCCACAATAATCCGGGCACTGCTCGTCCCCTCCCTGATGGAGCTGCTCGGCAGCCGCAACTGGTGGGCGCCGAAACCCTTACGGCGTTTCTACGACCGCTGGGGCATCTCCGAGACCGAAGCACCGACGACCCCTTCCGCGAAACAATGA
- a CDS encoding aspartate kinase, which yields MKFGGSSVAGPEQIKRAARRIVAAREAGNRVVAVLSARGKSTDELVATAFEISDRPDPREMDMLLSTGERISCALAAMAINDMGHKAVSLTGSQAGIVTDSSHTKARIVDVRADRIKDTLGKEQIVLVAGFQGVSTDSRDVTTLGRGGSDTTAVALAAALGASVCEIYTDVTGVFSADPRIVPDARKLPVVSYEEMLEMSASGANVLQLRAVEYARNQNVPIHCRSSFEDLPGTLVLPESETMERPIVTAVTHSDDESRVTVVGVRDEPGIAGRIFGSLAEANVNVDVIIQNEPIGDDALADLSFTVDRDDLPSAVDVIAGLGDISNSVRTDERIGKVSIVGAGMRSHPGVAAKVFEVLGEKRINIEMISTSPIKISCVIRADEVPEAVRAIHAAFDLGERAIVKEDPTGEHRPAVPGS from the coding sequence ATGAAGTTCGGCGGCAGCTCTGTTGCCGGGCCGGAACAGATCAAGCGCGCTGCCCGCCGGATCGTCGCTGCCCGCGAGGCCGGCAACCGCGTGGTTGCGGTGCTCTCGGCGCGCGGCAAGTCGACCGACGAGCTGGTCGCCACCGCCTTCGAGATCTCGGATCGTCCGGACCCCCGGGAGATGGACATGCTGCTCTCGACCGGCGAACGCATCTCCTGCGCGCTGGCCGCGATGGCGATCAACGACATGGGCCACAAGGCCGTCTCCCTGACCGGCTCCCAGGCCGGCATCGTCACCGATTCTTCGCACACCAAGGCCCGCATCGTCGACGTTCGTGCGGACCGCATCAAGGACACGCTCGGCAAGGAGCAGATCGTGCTGGTCGCCGGGTTCCAGGGGGTCTCCACCGACAGCCGGGACGTGACCACGCTCGGCCGCGGCGGCTCCGACACCACGGCGGTCGCGCTCGCGGCCGCTCTCGGTGCTTCCGTCTGCGAGATCTACACCGATGTGACCGGGGTTTTCAGCGCCGACCCGCGTATCGTGCCTGACGCGCGCAAACTACCGGTCGTCTCCTACGAGGAGATGCTCGAGATGTCCGCGTCCGGAGCCAATGTGCTTCAGCTCCGCGCCGTCGAATACGCCCGCAACCAGAACGTCCCGATTCATTGCCGCAGTAGCTTCGAGGACCTGCCCGGTACCCTCGTACTTCCCGAAAGCGAGACCATGGAACGACCGATAGTAACCGCCGTAACCCACTCCGACGACGAGTCCCGAGTGACCGTCGTCGGCGTCCGTGACGAACCCGGCATTGCCGGGCGGATCTTCGGTTCCCTCGCCGAAGCCAACGTCAACGTCGACGTGATCATCCAGAACGAGCCGATCGGCGACGACGCCCTGGCCGACCTGTCCTTCACCGTGGACCGCGACGACCTGCCGAGCGCGGTCGACGTCATCGCCGGCCTCGGCGACATCAGCAACTCGGTCCGGACCGACGAGCGCATCGGCAAGGTGTCGATCGTCGGCGCCGGCATGCGCAGCCATCCCGGAGTCGCCGCCAAGGTCTTCGAGGTCCTCGGTGAGAAGCGCATCAACATCGAGATGATCTCCACCTCACCGATCAAGATTTCCTGCGTCATTCGCGCGGACGAAGTCCCGGAAGCCGTGCGGGCGATCCACGCCGCCTTCGACCTGGGCGAGCGGGCGATCGTCAAGGAAGATCCGACCGGAGAGCATCGCCCCGCGGTCCCGGGCTCATGA
- a CDS encoding aspartate-semialdehyde dehydrogenase — translation MSGGSYRVGVLGATGAVGSTILEILAERDFPASEVVPFASARSEGKSLPFGDSTITCLVPSDESIRGIDILISSAGGSVSAEWAPRFAEAGAVVVDNTSYWRMHDDVPLVVAGVNDEAAQNHKGIVANPNCTTMVMMMALSPIHRSCGLERLIISTYQAVSGTGNLAIEELKTQSAAVLAGEEVPAASVYPHRVAFNVLPQVENFKDGDDYTTEERKVMAETRKILRIGDEVGISATCARVPVISGHSESINIQTRDDLSPEACRELLAGTQGVVVADDPANAVYPMAIEAAGIDEVLVGRIRRDPSHERCLNLWLVGDNLRKGAATNAIQVAELLIENDWLKQN, via the coding sequence ATGAGCGGGGGGTCCTACAGAGTCGGAGTCCTCGGCGCCACCGGGGCGGTCGGTTCGACCATTCTCGAGATCCTCGCCGAGCGCGATTTTCCGGCGAGCGAAGTCGTGCCTTTCGCCTCCGCGCGGTCGGAAGGCAAGTCCCTGCCGTTCGGCGACTCGACGATCACCTGCCTGGTGCCCTCGGACGAGTCGATCCGGGGGATCGACATCCTGATCTCGTCGGCCGGCGGTTCGGTCAGCGCCGAATGGGCGCCCAGGTTCGCCGAAGCCGGAGCCGTCGTGGTCGACAACACCAGCTACTGGCGCATGCACGATGACGTGCCGCTGGTCGTCGCCGGAGTGAATGACGAGGCCGCACAGAACCACAAGGGCATCGTCGCCAATCCCAACTGCACGACCATGGTGATGATGATGGCGCTGTCGCCGATCCACCGTAGCTGCGGACTCGAGCGCCTGATCATCTCCACCTACCAGGCGGTCTCCGGAACCGGCAACCTCGCGATCGAGGAACTGAAGACCCAGTCGGCGGCCGTGCTCGCCGGAGAGGAAGTTCCGGCTGCTTCGGTCTACCCGCACCGGGTGGCCTTCAACGTGCTGCCCCAGGTCGAGAACTTCAAGGACGGCGACGACTACACCACCGAGGAGCGCAAGGTGATGGCCGAGACCCGCAAGATCTTACGTATCGGCGACGAAGTCGGCATTTCGGCGACTTGCGCCCGGGTGCCCGTGATCAGCGGCCACTCCGAGTCGATCAACATCCAGACCAGAGACGACCTGAGTCCCGAGGCCTGCCGCGAACTCCTCGCCGGCACGCAAGGGGTGGTCGTCGCCGACGATCCCGCCAACGCGGTCTACCCGATGGCGATCGAAGCAGCCGGAATCGACGAGGTCCTGGTCGGCCGGATCCGCCGCGATCCCAGCCACGAAAGGTGTCTGAACCTATGGCTGGTCGGAGACAACCTGCGAAAAGGCGCCGCCACCAACGCCATCCAGGTAGCGGAACTCCTGATCGAGAACGACTGGCTGAAGCAGAACTAG
- a CDS encoding DUF559 domain-containing protein has translation MGRSASTSQVILRLADRQHGVVSRQQLMSRGIPPRTIANRVSQSFLFPVFSGVYLVGRPHLTPDGLLQASLFAAGEGSTLGMRSAAALWGFLDHRSPVEVLRPRGGRNRRSRIRVEGQRWWPYLLVHETNRLPATDLSSKRGLTLTSPARTLRDLTMVLTEKRYHRAFTEADRLGLLSEQALRDSAERTGGHRGGGSFRRAVNRRIPNIEQTESLLEAIVLGLVHEGRIPLPEINKKTKQYRPDFRWPAQRVIVEADGYEFHRGMEMFENDTLRANRLKGDKWTILRFTWRQVDERPEEVAQIICSTLADLDPATR, from the coding sequence GTGGGCCGCTCCGCATCGACATCTCAGGTCATTCTCCGATTGGCCGATCGTCAGCATGGGGTGGTATCCCGCCAACAGTTGATGTCGAGAGGTATTCCGCCGCGGACGATCGCCAATCGAGTTTCGCAATCGTTTCTATTTCCGGTGTTTTCCGGTGTCTATCTGGTCGGGCGCCCTCATCTAACGCCGGACGGACTCCTGCAAGCTTCGCTTTTCGCCGCAGGTGAGGGTTCCACGCTCGGGATGCGCAGCGCCGCTGCACTTTGGGGCTTTCTTGACCATCGGAGCCCGGTCGAAGTACTTCGGCCTCGCGGAGGGCGAAATCGGCGGTCAAGGATTCGGGTTGAAGGCCAGCGTTGGTGGCCATACCTGCTCGTTCACGAGACCAATCGCCTTCCAGCGACTGACCTCTCCTCGAAACGAGGTCTGACCCTGACGTCGCCGGCGCGGACCTTGCGGGATCTGACGATGGTGCTTACTGAAAAGCGATATCACCGGGCATTCACAGAAGCCGATCGGCTTGGTCTGCTGAGCGAACAAGCCCTTCGTGACTCCGCCGAGCGAACCGGTGGCCATAGGGGTGGCGGCAGTTTCAGGAGGGCAGTCAACCGTCGGATCCCCAACATCGAGCAGACCGAATCGCTACTCGAAGCGATCGTCCTGGGCCTGGTTCACGAAGGTCGGATTCCCTTGCCTGAGATAAACAAAAAGACCAAGCAGTACCGACCCGATTTCAGATGGCCGGCACAACGAGTAATCGTGGAAGCGGACGGCTACGAGTTCCACCGCGGAATGGAGATGTTCGAGAACGACACCCTCAGAGCCAACCGGCTGAAAGGAGATAAGTGGACCATCCTTCGATTTACCTGGCGCCAGGTTGACGAGCGCCCTGAGGAAGTAGCTCAGATTATTTGCTCCACCTTGGCCGACTTGGACCCGGCGACGAGGTGA
- a CDS encoding CBS domain-containing protein — MADHIVRAIIREVKPLVTSDPVGYAARRVIQSGLPALPVVDEDGNYAGLFGEREFMTAVFPGYVGTLMSARMIRRSLDETIERRIGSQEEPVRGYLTTDPVLVEDDYSDTQLAETFLHHRVMVVPIATEGQVHAVVTRSEFFQALYERIADIAEDFGD, encoded by the coding sequence TTGGCTGATCACATAGTCAGAGCAATCATTCGGGAGGTCAAGCCTCTCGTGACTTCCGATCCGGTCGGTTACGCGGCTCGCCGCGTGATCCAGTCCGGCCTGCCGGCGCTGCCGGTGGTCGACGAGGACGGCAACTATGCCGGGCTCTTCGGCGAGCGCGAGTTCATGACCGCGGTCTTCCCCGGCTACGTCGGCACCCTGATGTCGGCCCGCATGATCCGGCGCTCACTCGACGAGACGATCGAACGCCGCATCGGCAGCCAGGAAGAGCCGGTGCGCGGGTACCTCACCACCGACCCGGTCCTGGTCGAGGACGACTACTCCGACACCCAGCTCGCCGAGACCTTCCTCCACCACCGGGTAATGGTCGTCCCGATCGCCACTGAAGGCCAAGTCCACGCGGTGGTCACAAGGAGCGAGTTCTTCCAGGCGCTTTATGAACGGATCGCCGATATAGCTGAGGACTTCGGGGACTGA